The following are from one region of the Vanessa atalanta chromosome 5, ilVanAtal1.2, whole genome shotgun sequence genome:
- the LOC125063928 gene encoding retinol dehydrogenase 11-like — MIILYLIVVIVMVGMIVGLYQKNTNIICKSKKRLDGKTAIVTGGTSGMGLRIATDFADRGARVIVACPFVDEGTRGRKFIVDKTGNEEVIFKLLDLASTASIRKFSEDVIKTEKRLDILINNAGVGNVEDFATKDGLNFTMQVNYFGQYLLTLLLLPLLRKTGNSLEPSRIVNTASILHNIGSVNFEKINCPNYWYPIQLYANSKLCLILFTRELAKRLKDLKEYNVKVNSVDPGAVGTTIFNTAGKYYGGFITFLFSVLFKTPWEGAQTAIHVALDKKAGLVSGELFKNCKLSRAKQTAYDDDLACSLWEESRKLIGLCEDEYEQCFQVLK; from the coding sequence ATGATTATTCTGTACTTAATCGTCGTTATAGTAATGGTAGGTATGATTGTTGGCTTGTATCAGAAAAACACCAATATAATATGCAAATCTAAAAAGAGACTTGATGGAAAAACTGCCATAGTTACTGGAGGAACATCAGGAATGGGTCTTCGAATTGCCACGGATTTCGCTGATAGAGGAGCTCGAGTGATCGTAGCTTGTCCATTTGTCGATGAAGGAACTCGTGGTAGGAAATTTATCGTCGACAAAACTGGCAACGAAGAAGTTATTTTTAAGCTCCTAGACCTGGCATCTACTGCATCGATACGTAAATTTTCCGAGGATGTGATTAAAACTGAAAAAAGACTGGACATTTTGATTAACAATGCAGGTGTTGGTAACGTCGAAGATTTTGCTACTAAAGATGGACTGAATTTCACAATGCAAGTGAATTATTTTggacaatatttattaacgttGTTATTGCTGCCCTTATTAAGAAAGACGGGAAATAGCTTGGAACCTTCTAGAATTGTGAATACAGCGTCAATTTTGCACAACATAGGTAGCGTTAATTTCGAGAAAATAAATTGTCCAAATTATTGGTATCCAATACAATTATACGCGAATAGCAAACtttgtttgatattatttactcgTGAATTAGCAAAGAGGTTGAaagatttaaaagaatataatgttaaagtTAATTCTGTGGATCCAGGTGCCGTTGGTACCACAATTTTTAATACGGCAGGAAAGTACTACGGtggttttataacatttttattctcAGTGCTGTTTAAGACACCTTGGGAGGGCGCGCAAACCGCAATCCATGTGGCATTAGATAAGAAGGCTGGTCTCGTGAGTGGAGAACTTTTTAAGAATTGCAAATTATCTCGGGCTAAACAGACTGCGTATGATGATGATTTGGCTTGTTCACTTTGGGAAGAATCTCGAAAACTTATTGGTTTATGTGAGGACGAATATGAACAATGTTTCCAAGTCTTAAAATAA